The window AGCGCGACACGCGCCACTGGCACGTCGACTACCTCCTCGGCCACCCCGCGAGCACGCTCGTCGACACGTACACCGTGGAGAACGAGAACCGCGAGTGCGAACTCGCGCGCCGACTCGCGGACGCCCTCACGCCGGTTCCGGGACTCGGCGCGTCGGACTGCGACTGCGACACCCACCTCGCGTACGCGGAGGAACGGGCGGACGTGGAGCGCGTGCTCGACGCCCTGTACTAGTCGAACGCCACCCACTCGGTCGGGGAGCCGGTGACGCCGCGCACGCGCGCCTCCCGAGTGCCGTCGTCGGCGACGCGCACCTGAACCATCCCGTCGAACAGCTGGCTGATAGTGTTCACGACCTGCTCGTCGTGGCTGTCCGGGTCGATGGCGAACAGCCCGAGCCAGTCCCGGCTCTGGATCTGGCTCGTGAACACGTGCAGGAAGCGAAAGAGCCGCTGGAGGTCGACGTACATCAGGAGCGGGCTGAGGGAGTCGAAGCCGATGCGGAG is drawn from Salarchaeum sp. JOR-1 and contains these coding sequences:
- a CDS encoding DUF123 domain-containing protein — encoded protein: MQPGTYTLVVSLDESVAVTFGAAGERDLDRGFYAYTGSAFGSGGLSRVDRHRELDRGERDTRHWHVDYLLGHPASTLVDTYTVENENRECELARRLADALTPVPGLGASDCDCDTHLAYAEERADVERVLDALY